tctttttcttttggtagAACACCAGAAGGGTATCTGATAGAAAGAACAGATTCGATGCTAGAATCTAATTTAGGCGAGCAGCCTTAAGTAAGCAGATTAAAGTAACCCTCAATCATACTATACTATCTCTGTTGCTGTTCTCCAAATTTCATCGTTTTCTTTTACAGTTTTAAAAGAATCGTATGTTTTCAAGTAATCTCCCAGTCTCAAAATTAACTtgtgattatatatatatattttttagtaaatcttatatacactgactgtgtatacactatcaccgttggATTTATGATAAATTCAATTTTTCATGGCAAATCCAACGCTgacagtgtaggaaagattaatttgtttttttcttcGTTTCTGTAAGTTCTGAAACAGGCAAGAGGCTGTTGATAAGTAGCTAAAAAAACTACCACATCAGCTGAGATTCCATTTCAGACCAAGGATGCCAACTGATGATTCCTCATTGATAGTACCATACTACCATTCTTCCGGGCATCTGGCATGGGAGTGTCAAACAGCTGCTGCAAAATTGCCTACAAATGATTACATGTATCTGTTCCTCTTTATGATCGATCTACCAGCCTTTATTCTAGATTCACAAGTGATACCTGTCGTTTAACTTTAGTATTAAATACAAGCAGCATGCTGGggacaaaatacaaaaaagcaCAATGCTTTCTAAATATTCATTGTGCTTGATGATGATCCATGAACATCACTTTCCAACTATAAGTCACATCATACCAAAGAATATCACAACATTACTTAAGACCTGATGTAATCGAAAGTGACTTGCTCTGCCCGTAGCTGACAAATTCTTGGTACAATTTGACTTATTTAAGCGAACCGATTGTAATATACTTTGGAGATGATATGATGAGGCAAAATTTGGGGAGTGTGATACAACCTACTCAGATTCACATCCCATCCAACCTATGTCTgtgaaatgaaaataaaacaaGCAAATTTTGTAGCAATAGTAAGATGTGCCTGTAAAGCTAGTATGCTGTTTTTACGGATAAGCAGGAAATGGAAAAAGCAGAGAGCATTATTTCTATTCTGATGCTCCAGACGAAGCCTGCCTGTGAGTGTGAAGCCAGTTGAAGCTTCATAATGCATGAACACGAAGAATCATAATAATTCCTGAGCATTTCTTTTCTAGCATTCACAAGTTTTTCTTAATTATTgtgattcaatttttttggagaatgccttcaacttttcctctcataatCAATCACATGCGATGGATAAGCACCATCTTTTCATATGGTCTCGACAAAGGATTGTGTGGACTGTGTTCTATAACACCACAATCCTAAAGGGCAATGTCAGTTTCAGTAGTTACTACATCCTAAAGGGCAAGACATTTGTTCGCTCGATTCGATCACTGATGAAGGAAGGCACGCTTATAGGATCAAATATGGGCGTTAAATTAGGTACGTCGAAAATGGTTGGACAAAATTCTCTCAACTGATAAATTACTGGTGCTAGTAAGCTGCCAAATGAAGAAGAGCGCAATTGACAAATTAGATAATGCGTGCCACACATTGCTCTTCGGCTTTACCAGAAATAGACCCTTTTGGGTATTTCTTTATTGAATTGCCATTGTCAGTTGCAGGGCACGGCTGATCCAGTTCCAAAATTGCCTCGTATCTTAGCTTATAAGACTCGGGGTAGAGCCAATCTCTGGGCATCGAGCGATCCAGATCCACCATTGCCTGACATCAAAGCAATATTAAAACTACAATGCCCGCCGAGAGATCCACTAATCTGCAATCTACCGGTCTATTACTTTCAGCTTGATTACAGATGTATCAATTCCACAGAGCAATGTTCTTCAACACAGGTcgaacaaaatggtgttgtaaaAACCCTTTATGAGCACCTAGGAATTTGACAAGACCATCTTCCTTTCTGAAACCACCAAccaaataataatgataataataataataataagtgtTGACTACCAGAATTGCTAAACAGGGAAGGCACCATGCACTACAGTTTACAGAGTTAACATAAATATGCCTCAAATGATAAAGAACCGTTCAAATATCATTTGCCATAAAACTCAATCCACtacatgaaaaataaatagTACGTCGAATCTTAAGTTCTGTTATGAGACAATTCGAAAGCAGAaaaacaaaactgtttttgaATTTTCCAGTATCCACCCTCAACGGTTAGCCTTTGCAACCCTCTCAATCTCATCCTTCTTTTTTATGGCATAGCTGCACAGTGAAAATGTGGTTATTAGTCATATATACAGTATAGACCAAACTTTATACACTATAGAGCAAGCTCAATATGAGTTAAATCCATACCTGTTGGAAGATCCCTTGGCAGCATTGATAAGTTCATCAGCAAGGCACTCGGCGATGGTCTTGATGTTTCTAAAAGCACTCTCACGGGCTCCAGTTGTTAGCAAATAGATAGCCTGATTGACACGGCGAAGTGGAGAAATATCAACAGCTTGGCGCCTCACAACACCAGCTGAGCCAATTCGAGTAGCATCTTCTCTCGGCCCACTGTGCACGCACAAAAACATACGGGCAGGAGGAAAGAATTAATGAGGTACCAAATGGAAATATAAAAGGCTGTACCTGAGCATATAAGCAAGATGACTCTTCAACACAACTTCAAATGCTCACATAGCACTTCAGCGCAACCATAATACAATGTAACTTCCAAACTGATACCAAAAAGTAGGTACCCTTGCTCTCAACTATAGCACAACGAAATTTAGGATTTCATACCTGTTGATAACAGCGTCAACAATGATTTGAATAGGGTTTGAATCAGTCaacaaatgaataatttccatgGCATGCTTGACAATGCGAACAGCCATCAGCTTCTTCCCGTTGTTTCGGCCATGCATCATCAGAGAGTTGGTCAGCCTCTCCACAATTGGGCACTGTGCCTTTCTGAAGCGCTTAACTTGGTACCGACCAGCAGTGTGAGGCATGTATGTTGGGTGCTTGGCAGCTGTTGCAGTGATATAATCATCCACTGAAATGTCACTGACCTGTAAGACGATTATAATATCCAGAAGCCCATGGGGCAATTAGAACCATGACTAAATCAACAACACAGAGTCAAAGAGTCACAGGCATCCCACAAAATGGCCGCTTCTCTATTGACACCTATGAAAAGCATAAGCAAAACATGCAATCTAAATAGGAGAAAGGACTCTTTACGACAGAAAATATGAGTAGCTATATAATTAACATTCTAGGTCACGTACGAATATCAGTCTAAAATCGAATATTAAGCAAGTATAAGGCTGTGTGAGTAGACATGAGCTGCACAAAGCTAAATGAGACATCCAtatgaaagaaaaaagggaaatagACATCCATTAAGCACCATCAGTGTCTGGGTTGTATACACAGATTACACCCTCTAATTGTCACTTTTCCAATTTGACAAATGCagtaaaaaaaaggataaagatAGGCATCTCAAAATAACATAAATCTCTCTCAAAACCTTGTGATTGCACTAATTTCTTTAAATTACTTAAAATAAGAACagatcaaaacaaaaacaaaactcaAGTTGGATTAGCACTTGTTTCAAATCCGTATCACAAAATATATCAGTAAAGTTTGCAAGCTAGCCTCACATTTTTCCagaaaagctggaaaatttcagacACCCCACTTAAAGTTTTTATTTTccattattataatttttttaaaaaagtttaaCCAGGCTCACTATTGATCAAACTACAGCCACAGAAAGAAAGTAGACAAAAAATTCTGGAGCACAATCGAAAATCATATAACATATATAACTGAGAAGCTCAGATGCATAAAATCATAAAACTCATGCTTCATGGTTTCAAATGCATGGAGGGAAGGACCCCCTATCCTTTGAGGATGCATCCTATCATACTACTGACTACgttttacaaaaaattttggattaaacAAACTTCCTGCAGGATGAGAAGTTTAAAATCTCCAACATCGATTTCTTGAAGAGGATAACTTCCAGCATTTGgcattctcaaccaaaaagactttcaattaaaaaaaagtcGATCATTCAGTGGTGACAAGAAGGGATTTTTTTTAGAactgcaaaataaataaataagtaactagaaattaaataaagaagcgGAGTGAAAAAACACAAACATATAAATAAAGAGAAAGAAAGCCGGGAAAAAGGACCTGAACGTCATCGTAGGACCAGCGGTTGAAAAGCAAGACATCGGTGTGAATCTTATCTTGGTCACGAGAATTCGCTGCCGCCGATACAATGCCCCCAGTCTCCATTGCTGCTTCCTCTGCTCTGCCCACAAATCACTACCGCCAGAAATATATGCATTTCATCATTAGcaaaaacaatttaaaaaaagaagaaaaagaaaaagaataagaagAAAAGATGCGGCGGAACGGAGATACGAGGGGTGGAAGAAACCTTTGGGGAACTACTGATCGCCGGAGGAGGTTGGCCGCGGAGCTGAAGCAGGAGGACTAGAGCTGGAAATGACTAAAACCCTAGCTTTGCAATCGGCGGCTATATAAATGACTGATAGGGTTTTGGGCTTCCCGACTTGGACACGGTTGTTAGATTCATTGAGCCCACACGGGAGATGACTTACTTTTCATTGTGGGCTACATTTGGGCTCGGGCGAGGTTTTTGTCACTGGGGAATGGGTTTTTTGTTGCTGTCGTCAtcacttccttttttttttttttaataataataatgagggTAATGATAGAAAGAAAACCTAAGGAGCCGTTTGGCTCGAATTCCATAATTACTATCACTATCGATATCATAAGGTGATCAATGATAAtgagttttaataataaaaaaaactttGTTAATGTGGAATGGGttttataatttattattttttttccgttatttcttctttcttctacATTTGTTTTCATTTGTAGAAACTAGCAAAAATGgtggcattttattttattgctttTATATTTAATGAGAATAAATGGGTAATTAAGATGATTTAAAGAGAATAAGATGGGGAGGTAAGATGATTCTCTAGTAAGAGGTGATTAATCAAAAAATCCATAGAAGAGGCCTACCATTCCCATTGATTTATTCCCATTGGCCCCAAGCAAACATTATGTATGAATATAATTGAATTCGAAACCTATAGTAGGGATTGAAACCTATTACTAGACACCCCCTAAATCATCAAATCATAGTAAAATTCTATGTCCCTTTTTTAGTACAATTCACTCAATTTTTATCTCTTACTAAAGATAATAATTTAAGTTCTAAATACTTTAACTATCTAAGGGCCAATAACAGTTTTTTCACAGTCTAACGGTGAGTTTCACTTGTGGGTATGATACTCTAAAGGATTGTGAACTCTCCCCAAAatcatattaatatttttagtaTAATACTAGTTTCTAACCCGTGCATTGCCGGGGATGGTGTAGTTCTTCCTATTGCTGCTTAATTTGTAGTGTACTTATTTGTTGCTTTTGTATAGACTTATATTCAATTCTATATTGTTGAACTGGATAATAGAATATaataaaattagtttaaatatattttagCACATATGAATGTAAAAAAAGTTGGGGGAGGgatgggttggatgatttggaGGAAGGAAGTACAAGTAGACATGAAGGTTTCGGGTTCAATCCCTCCTacttataattaaaaaatttttaaaaaaccaaaaaaagttATCAATTAGGCTTTTATATTCTTGAGAACCAAAAAGAACAAACTTGATTAGATAcgaattttaaaaaaacttgATTAGACATATAACTATTTAAATACGAAGATACATTAATTTACAGGAAACGTTGTTAATTTTCCATTTCTCAAACATAGTATTCATCTGCTCATCTTAATTCCTTCGCATCTTGTTTATTTTGGCTACAAGAAAACATAGGGGtatgcaaaatcgaaaaatttcgatttaccgatcgaattcgaattgaatttCGAATATCAAATTCGGTAATTCAGAATGGAAATCGGAATATCCGATTTCGAATTGGTTGAAATGAGATTTTTCAAATTGTCCGATTTCAAATTCACAATTCaaaatcgaaatcgaaattgGAATTcggaattcctatttcgatttcaaatctatttttcatatatatatatatatatatataatataacatttatattataataataatttttatatacatgaattcggtgaaatcggaattcctttttcgatttcaatttcgttttcacacatatatataatatttttatatatatatgtaatataatatttatataataataataataatttttatattcatgaattcggtgaaaacggaatttaccgaattccgaattggtgaattcgaaatcgaaatcggtcgAAAATTATGATatcaaaattctgaaaaattccgatttcaaagTTTCGAATTACCGATTTGGATTTCGATTCACACCCCTAAGAAAACATACATATGATTGGACACAATATCCAACATGTTGAATCTATTATATTACTATATTCTTTTActaatttataaaatttattttgttctaAAGATTCAATCATTCTGCATATGTTCCTACATTAAGTTGTATCCAAATTTATATTTAGTAGAAAACCAAATCAAAAGCATTATGTAATATAAGGCAACAAATAAAATGCAATAACAAAAAGTAATTCTCCTCAATCGTGTATTGATAATAACTAACCTGAATCGAAAATAAACTTCCAAATAGTCCTATGACAGTCCTATTGAAACTTGGCGCTTCTTTTCTTATTGATTCAAAAGCGAGCGGGCTTAATTAGTATCCTTTCGGTGCTATGAGCTTTCTAAACAAGAATTCTTGAATAGCAAACAAccaattttattttcattattcaaatttttgacaaaaaaaaataaactttgTTGAACACTTTGACAACATGAAAAAACCAAAAGCTCCGTCCTTCCTCTTTAAGAGATGGAAGGACAGAGGCCTCTGATACTTCAAGCAAAACCAATTTCCAGCGTGTGACGTGATCATGAGCCATATAATTATCAGTATAGTAAGAACCATAATTTCAACGGTCAGAGTAGAACCCAGTAGAGAGTTCAAGAATAAGGTAGGGTCCTGTCCCTTAAAATTTAGATAATCCCTCTTTCTACAGATGTTGAACCTGTGTTTTCATACTATCCTAGTTTTGGTCTAATCGAACCGAGTCTCGAGTTAATTTTGTAaagttcgaactcgaactcgagctcgacgagctcaaaatgtcaagctcgagctcgagtttaaaaaataaaaaataataataataaaattatttaaaaaaataaaaataattatttattttttaaaataaataaaataataattttttaacaaataataaaatattagggatatatgtgtaattttactatttaaataaaaaataatatatatatatatatatatatatataattgagctcgcgagctaacgaggtTAATGTTTTtgaattcgagctcgagctcgagctcgagtcgaactCGTACTCAAGCCGCTCGCGATCAACTCGATTCGTGAATGCCCCTAGTTGGATCgtgagcggctcgattcgtgaACGCCCCTAGTCTCAATGCATAAGAGGTTCCTAACTTGGTAACATGAGATGTACAAGTAGTTGTTGTATATAACATCTATCATCTATGTCACTAAGACATACAAAGCAGTTGAAATTGAGTAATAACCTATTACAAAATTCGAACACCCTTCAAAAAATGATTGTCAGTCCTCATCTCCCCATagcgtttggattgcatttttcatgatttttcatgggaaaattactgtagcaatttgatgtatgtgagggaaaaaggtaatagggaaatgtgattacagaaaacgacgtaatttttcgacggaaaatagcaatccaaacaaggcggAATGCTGAGTCTAACCATGTTACAgtagtagaaaatatgcataaGATATAACCGTGAGTTAGTATGATAGACTAGAAATCGGCTCATCGATAACAATCCGATGGGAATGGAGTTCGGCCACTATGTACATGTTGGCCAAAATTGTTGTTCAAGACACCAGTAAATCAACCGTGTAGAATTTAGAGACAATTATAAAATTGTTacaaattattaaatattattCATGTTCATGTTAATTAAATTTGCAAATTGTTGAAAGAGGACAAGGAATGAATATAACATTATTTGAACTGATTGTAAGATAATGTCAATTATTTATATAAGTATATAACAAACACACAATTATTATGCTTGAAACCTACAGAAATAGTTGCTAAATTATCACACTTATATTGTGAGGTTGTACAAACAATTAATAAGGAATTATAACTTGTTTAGGTAAG
The Coffea arabica cultivar ET-39 chromosome 6c, Coffea Arabica ET-39 HiFi, whole genome shotgun sequence genome window above contains:
- the LOC113693883 gene encoding small ribosomal subunit protein uS7 yields the protein METGGIVSAAANSRDQDKIHTDVLLFNRWSYDDVQVSDISVDDYITATAAKHPTYMPHTAGRYQVKRFRKAQCPIVERLTNSLMMHGRNNGKKLMAVRIVKHAMEIIHLLTDSNPIQIIVDAVINSGPREDATRIGSAGVVRRQAVDISPLRRVNQAIYLLTTGARESAFRNIKTIAECLADELINAAKGSSNSYAIKKKDEIERVAKANR